From Pararhizobium sp. A13:
GCCACCCGGCGGCTGGCAATATCTGGCTGGCGGTCAACGGCGACCGGAAGCAGCAGGGCGACCTCAACCAGATGATCTGGAAGGTGGCGGAAATCATCACCGAACTGTCGAAGCTTTTCACGCTTTCCGCAGGAGACGTCATCATGACAGGGACGCCGTCCGGCGTCGGTCCGGTGTCGCGCGGTGACGTGATTTCCTGCGGCGTCGACGGCGTTGCGACGCTGACCGTCACCGTCGTATAGATCAAAAAGGCAGCGCGGCCGAAAACCGCTCACACTTTTCGGCATCCCGCCCTGAGAAAACGAAGGAAATATCATGCCGCTTTATGCACTTGGCCCAGCACGACCATCTGTCCCCGCAGAAGGCGGCTATTGGGTGGCGCCGGACGCGCATGTCATCGGCAAGGTCGAACTGGGCGAAGACGTCGGTGTCTGGTTCGGCGCCGTGCTGCGCGGCGACAATGAGCCGATCAGGGTCGGCGCCCGCACCAATATCCAGGAAGGTGTCGTCATCCATGTCGATCCCGGCTTTCCGGTTGCGATCGGAGAGGGCTGCACCATTGGCCATCACGCCATCGTGCATGGCTGCACCATTGGCGACAATTCGCTGATTGGCATGGGCGCAACGGTGCTGAATGGTGCTGTGATCGGCAACAACTGCCTGGTCGGCGCCAATGCGCTGGTGACGGAAGGCAAGGTCTTTCCCGACAATTCCCTGATCGTCGGCGCACCGGCAAAGGCCATCCGGCTGCTGGATGAGACAGCCGTCGCCGGCTTGAAGAACTCGGCGAACGGCTACGTCAAGAAATGGCAGCTTTTCGCGACAAGCCTGTCCGTCATCGGGTAGTTGCCGTCAGAGCTTCAATCGTCTCAGCCGAAGTGCATTGGTGACGACGGAAACCGAGGACAGGCTCATGGCAGCGGCGGCGATCATCGGCGAGAGCAGCGAGCCGGTCAACGGATAAAGCAGACCGGCTGCGACCGGCACGCCCACGGCGTTGTAGGCAAAGGCGAAGAACAGGTTCTGGCGAATGTTCGACAGCGTCGCCTTCGACAGGGTTCGCGCCCGCACGATACCGGACAGGTCGCCCTTCAGCAGCGTGATGCCGGCGCTTTCCAGCGCCACATCGGCGCCGGTACCCATCGCGATGCCGACGTCCGCGGCCGCCAAAGCCGGCGCATCGTTGATACCGTCGCCCGCCATGGCAACGATGCGGCCCTCGGCCTTCAGGCGCTCGACCAGCGCTTTCTTATCTTCCGGCAACTGGTCGGCCGCGACATCGTCGATGCCGAGCGCCTTCGCCACTGCGTGCGCTGTGACGGCACTGTCGCCCGTCGCCATGACAATGCGGATGCCATCGGCATGCAGCGCGCGGATGGCTTCGACCGCATTGACCTTGATCTCGTCGGCCAGCGCCAGAAGACCGGCCAGTTCGCTATTGACCGCGACGTAGAGCGCGGTGCGGCCGTTCTGGCGCAGCCCTTCGGCGTGATCCGCAAAGGCTGACGTATCGATACCGACATCCGCCAGCATCGCGGCATTGCCTGCGAGCACGAGATCGCCATCCACCCGGCCGGAGACGCCCTTGCCGTTGACCGCTTCGAAGTCGGAAACGGCAACCAGCGGCACGTCCCGCGCCTTGGCCCCGGCGACGATGGCCTCGGCCAATGGGTGTTCCGAGGCCTTTTCCAGGGAGGCCGCGAGCATCAGCAGCCGGTTTTCCGGAAAGGTGGGACCCACAAGCACGTCCGTCAGACGCGGCTTGCCTTCCGTCAGCGTGCCGGTCTTGTCGACGATCAGCATATCGATGGCCGCAAGACGCTCGAGTGCCGCGGCTTCGCGGACCAGCACGCCCGACTGGGCGCCCCTGCCCGTCGCGGTCATGATCGAGATCGGCGTGGCGAGACCGAGCGCACAGGGGCAGGCAATGATGAGGACGGAGACGGCAGCGACCAGCCCGTAGACGAAGGACGGTTGCGGACCAAGCATCAGCCAGCCGACGAAAGCCGCCACGGCGACAAGGACGACCGCAGGGACGAACCAACCGGACACCCGGTCGGCGAGTTTCTGGATCGGCGCGCGCGAGCGCTGGGCCGAGGCGACCATCTCGACGATCTGCGACAGGACCGTATCGCTGCCGACCTTTTCCGCCCGTACGACCAGCGTGCCGTTGCGGTTGATGGTGCCGCCGGTGACCTCGGCGCCCGCGATCTTTTCCACCGGCAAAGGCTCGCCGGTGATCAGGCTCTCGTCGACGCTGGAGCGGCCTTCGGTGACGATGCCATCGACCGGCACGGCTTCGCCGGGGCGTATGCGCACGTGATCGCCAGCCAGAATGTTTTCAAGCGGCGCGTCCTGTTCGGTTCCATCCGGCTGGATCCGCCGCGCCGTTTTCGGCGCGAGGTTCATCAGCGCGCGGATCGCATCGCCGGTGCGCTCACGGGCGCGAAGCTCAAGGATCTGGCCGACGAAGACCAGCGCGACGATCACCGCCGCAGCCTCGAAATAGACGGCAACGTCACCGTGATGGCCGCCGAATTCCATCGGAAAGAAGCTCGGGAACAGCGTTGCGACGACGCTGTAAAGATAGGCCGCGCCGACGCCGAGCATGATCAGCGTCCACATATTGTAGTGGCCGGTGCGCAGCGACACCCATCCCCGCTCGAAGAAAGGTTTGGCGGCCCAGAGCACGACCGGCGTTGCCAGAAGGAGTTCGAGATAGGTGGCGATGCGGGCGCCGATCCAGTCGCGGATCGGAAGGCCAACCATCGGCCCCATCGACAGGATGACGAGCGGCACAGCGCAGGCAAGGCTTACCCAGAAGCGGCGCGTGAAATAGACGAGTTCGGGATTGGGACCCTCGACCGGGGCGCCCATCGGCTCGAGCGCCATGCCGCAGATCGGGCAGGTTCCGGGCGCGTCACGGACGATTTCGGGGTCCATCGGGCAGGTGTAGAGCGTCGCCTTCTTGGCAGCCTTGGGCTTGTCCTTTGCGTGGCCGGACAGGAAGAACCAGGGATCAGCGCCGAAGCGGCCGTGGCAGCGCTGGCTGCAGAAATGATAGGTCGTTCCCTGATACTCGAGGTTCGGTTTTCCGGCGTTGAGTTTCACTGTCATGCCGCAGACGGGATCAATGGCGGTTTCGGCCATGCCCGCTGCCTGAGGGACATGGGTGTGGCCATGCGTATGCGCGGAAAACAGGAAATCGGACATCGAATCGCGATTGTTCACGTCTGAACCTCGATAGACCGGATGTTCGGACATCCGCTTGCAATGGTTACGGCTTTGACGGGGCCTGACGGAGATTATGCGCAGGTGCAGTTCTGGCAGTGGCCGCGAATCTCGATCGTCGTCTTTTCGGTCTTGAAATGCTCCCTGCCGGCAAGCACCGAGAGCCGCTCCTCGATACCCGCATCATGCATTTCGGTCACCTGGCCGCAATCCTCGCAGATCGCAAAGGCGGTCACGCCGTGATCATGGTGATGATGATCCGGATGCGAGCAGGCGACGAAGGAGTTCATGCTTTCGAGCCGGTGGATCATGCCGAATTCGAGCAGCTTGTCGAGCGCACGATAGACCTGCAGCGGAGCGCGGAAACCGTGGTCGCGCAGCTTGTCGAGGATGGTATAGGCGCTGAGCGGGCCGTCGGCATGGGTCAGCGCATCGAGCACCAGCGTCTGGTTCTTGGTGAGTTGCTGCGCCATCAGTGATGCCCTCCATGCGTCGAGTGAATAGCCGTTTCGGTTTCGCCGTTCCGGCCGAACGGCAAAAGGCTGAGCACGAAAAGCCCCATCGCCGCAACCACGATCGAGGGACCGGACGGCGTATCGAAGTGCAGCGAGCCGAACAATCCGCCGGTGACGGCGAGCGCGCCGATCACCGAGGCGAGCACGGCCATGATTTCGGGCGACGTGGCAAAGCGCCGGGCGGTTGCCGCCGGAATGATCAAGAGCGAGGTGATCAGCAGAATGCCGACGATCTTCATGGCAATGGCGATCACCAAGGCCATCAGCAGCATGAAATAAAGCCGCGCCCGCTCCGGCTGCAGGCCTTCGGCCTCGGCCAGTTCCGGATTGACGGTGGAGGCAAGCAGCGGCCGCCAGAGATAGACGATGGCGAAGAGAACGAGAATGCCGCCGCCCCAGACGAGATCGATATCAGCCTCGGAAACCGCGAGGATATCGCCGAACAGGAAGCCGACGAGATCGATGCGCACCCAGGTCATGAAGGCGACCATGACGAGGCCGATCGACAGCGCCGAGTGGGAGAGAATGCCGAGCAGCGCGTCTGTCGACAGCGCGCCGCGCTTCTGCAGCAGCAGCAGCAGCAGCGAAACGACGGCGGCGACGATGAAGACGCTCAGCATCAGATTGAGGTTAAACAGCAGCGACAGCGCCACGCCGAGCAATGCCGAATGCGCCATGGTGTCGCCGAAATAGGCCATGCGCCGCCAGATGACGAAGCAGCCGAGCGGGCCGACCGTGATGGCAAGGCCGATGCCGGCAACGAGCGCGCGGGTGAAGAAATCGTCAAACACGGCGCGTCTCCTTGTTGCCGAAGCCCTGCAGGCGGCTGTGCTGGCCGCAGCCGCAATCCGGACCGTGGACGTGATCGGCATGGTCATGATCGTCATGACCATGATCGCCGTGGCCGTGGGCGCCATGGTGATGGCCATCGTCCGGATGGCAATGTTCGGTGATGCTGCCATCGGCATGCAGCACGCGGCCGTCGGGCAGATGGGTGTGGTCGTGATCGTGGCTGTAGACGGCAAGCGTCTTGGCCGCGCGGCTGCCGAACAGTTTCAGATATTCCGGGCTCTGGCTGACCACTTGCGGCGTGCCGCGGCAGCAGACATGGCCGTTGAGGCAGATCACCGTATCGGTCTCGGCCATCACCACATGCAGGTCGTGCGAGATCAGCAGGATGCCGCAGCCGGTCTGGTTGCGGATGGACTTGATCAGGTCGTAGAGCGCGATCTCGCCCGAGAAGTCGACGCCCTGTACCGGTTCGTCG
This genomic window contains:
- a CDS encoding gamma carbonic anhydrase family protein, whose protein sequence is MPLYALGPARPSVPAEGGYWVAPDAHVIGKVELGEDVGVWFGAVLRGDNEPIRVGARTNIQEGVVIHVDPGFPVAIGEGCTIGHHAIVHGCTIGDNSLIGMGATVLNGAVIGNNCLVGANALVTEGKVFPDNSLIVGAPAKAIRLLDETAVAGLKNSANGYVKKWQLFATSLSVIG
- a CDS encoding heavy metal translocating P-type ATPase; amino-acid sequence: MAETAIDPVCGMTVKLNAGKPNLEYQGTTYHFCSQRCHGRFGADPWFFLSGHAKDKPKAAKKATLYTCPMDPEIVRDAPGTCPICGMALEPMGAPVEGPNPELVYFTRRFWVSLACAVPLVILSMGPMVGLPIRDWIGARIATYLELLLATPVVLWAAKPFFERGWVSLRTGHYNMWTLIMLGVGAAYLYSVVATLFPSFFPMEFGGHHGDVAVYFEAAAVIVALVFVGQILELRARERTGDAIRALMNLAPKTARRIQPDGTEQDAPLENILAGDHVRIRPGEAVPVDGIVTEGRSSVDESLITGEPLPVEKIAGAEVTGGTINRNGTLVVRAEKVGSDTVLSQIVEMVASAQRSRAPIQKLADRVSGWFVPAVVLVAVAAFVGWLMLGPQPSFVYGLVAAVSVLIIACPCALGLATPISIMTATGRGAQSGVLVREAAALERLAAIDMLIVDKTGTLTEGKPRLTDVLVGPTFPENRLLMLAASLEKASEHPLAEAIVAGAKARDVPLVAVSDFEAVNGKGVSGRVDGDLVLAGNAAMLADVGIDTSAFADHAEGLRQNGRTALYVAVNSELAGLLALADEIKVNAVEAIRALHADGIRIVMATGDSAVTAHAVAKALGIDDVAADQLPEDKKALVERLKAEGRIVAMAGDGINDAPALAAADVGIAMGTGADVALESAGITLLKGDLSGIVRARTLSKATLSNIRQNLFFAFAYNAVGVPVAAGLLYPLTGSLLSPMIAAAAMSLSSVSVVTNALRLRRLKL
- a CDS encoding Fur family transcriptional regulator; the protein is MMAQQLTKNQTLVLDALTHADGPLSAYTILDKLRDHGFRAPLQVYRALDKLLEFGMIHRLESMNSFVACSHPDHHHHDHGVTAFAICEDCGQVTEMHDAGIEERLSVLAGREHFKTEKTTIEIRGHCQNCTCA
- the znuB gene encoding zinc ABC transporter permease subunit ZnuB, with product MFDDFFTRALVAGIGLAITVGPLGCFVIWRRMAYFGDTMAHSALLGVALSLLFNLNLMLSVFIVAAVVSLLLLLLQKRGALSTDALLGILSHSALSIGLVMVAFMTWVRIDLVGFLFGDILAVSEADIDLVWGGGILVLFAIVYLWRPLLASTVNPELAEAEGLQPERARLYFMLLMALVIAIAMKIVGILLITSLLIIPAATARRFATSPEIMAVLASVIGALAVTGGLFGSLHFDTPSGPSIVVAAMGLFVLSLLPFGRNGETETAIHSTHGGHH
- a CDS encoding metal ABC transporter ATP-binding protein, whose translation is MLNFRTPDQKPLVLMNNAGVRRSGRWLVRGVELSISRGEIVTLIGPNGSGKSTTAKAAIGVLKPDEGWVERKPGLKVGYVPQKLAIDWTLPLTVERLMTLTGPLKGREIEEALHSTGIAHLARAEVQHLSGGEFQRALLARAIARKPDLLVLDEPVQGVDFSGEIALYDLIKSIRNQTGCGILLISHDLHVVMAETDTVICLNGHVCCRGTPQVVSQSPEYLKLFGSRAAKTLAVYSHDHDHTHLPDGRVLHADGSITEHCHPDDGHHHGAHGHGDHGHDDHDHADHVHGPDCGCGQHSRLQGFGNKETRRV